In a genomic window of Porphyromonadaceae bacterium W3.11:
- a CDS encoding low specificity L-threonine aldolase produces the protein MRSFASDNNSSVHPSILEALHEANQGHAFGYGEDPWTERAAKMVESLFERPCKVFFVFNGTGSNTMALQAMTRPYHFIYTAETGHIAVDECGAPAKATGCMVKQIKTKDGKLRCEDLQPLMVNFGVDHHSQPGAVYISQCSELGTVYTPDEVKELCDFAHRNGMKVHMDGARVSNAVVSLGCSIDDFSGAAGVDTLTFGGTKNGLMGAECVVVFNPDLWDEAMYARKQACQLASKSRYLAAQYIAFLTDNLWLRNAKVANERASQLVNGLSEISSVRFTQKNEANQIFFTLPSEVSKELEKYYHFYYWNESINEVRLVTSWDTTEEDVKLFLETLSSIV, from the coding sequence ATGAGAAGTTTTGCTAGTGATAATAATTCTAGTGTCCACCCATCTATTTTAGAGGCATTGCACGAGGCCAATCAAGGACATGCATTTGGATATGGGGAAGACCCATGGACAGAGCGAGCTGCCAAAATGGTCGAGAGCCTTTTTGAACGTCCCTGTAAGGTCTTTTTTGTCTTCAATGGAACTGGTAGTAACACCATGGCACTGCAAGCCATGACTAGGCCATATCATTTTATCTATACTGCTGAAACGGGGCACATTGCGGTGGATGAGTGCGGTGCTCCAGCTAAGGCTACTGGCTGTATGGTAAAGCAAATCAAAACTAAAGATGGTAAGCTGAGGTGTGAAGATCTCCAACCCTTGATGGTTAATTTTGGAGTTGATCACCATTCTCAGCCTGGTGCAGTGTATATCAGTCAATGTAGTGAATTAGGGACAGTATATACTCCAGATGAAGTGAAGGAACTTTGCGATTTTGCTCATCGTAATGGGATGAAGGTTCACATGGACGGTGCAAGAGTCTCTAATGCTGTGGTCTCATTGGGTTGTTCTATAGACGACTTTTCTGGAGCAGCAGGAGTTGATACTCTGACCTTCGGAGGCACCAAAAATGGTCTGATGGGTGCCGAGTGTGTAGTTGTATTCAATCCAGACTTATGGGATGAGGCTATGTATGCTCGTAAGCAAGCTTGCCAATTGGCGAGTAAGTCACGATACCTTGCTGCTCAGTACATAGCCTTTCTTACTGATAATCTATGGCTTCGGAACGCTAAAGTCGCTAATGAGAGAGCTAGTCAGTTAGTTAATGGACTAAGTGAAATATCTTCAGTTCGTTTTACTCAAAAAAACGAAGCCAATCAGATCTTTTTCACTTTACCTTCAGAGGTATCTAAGGAGTTGGAAAAATATTACCACTTCTATTATTGGAATGAAAGCATTAATGAGGTACGTCTGGTAACTTCGTGGGATACAACGGAGGAGGATGTCAAACTATTCTTGGAGACTTTGTCTTCTATTGTTTAA
- a CDS encoding metallophosphoesterase encodes MHVFIVSIIGQSLMHLLLGTLIWLSTEKGSRLRRITIDVIITLYIIFLGGWCFRGLLGYETLANMLVILNSYYIFLVIWLSYTLIPILSIFILEWTKVLQKAKAKYYRRITLITLIPITIILCIIGHHNTTHPIVNEYDIVLDHKGPEKDLKIAFVSDVHIGEFIREKQIKQMVGMIKAEDPDYIFFGGDMLDYYFSFIEKQPAITKMLKELLPDRGKVFYVLGNHEYYADTQKKIEWMKEIGTLMINDAVQIEDSLYLVTRDDATQDPRPPLQQIMQKVPQGSTTILLEHQPATTKESQENGIDLALHGHTHNGQFIPFNWVVALRFPKSFGWYKEGDTQYVVSSGYGIAGSTFRIGTRSEIVIINLKLRNQSH; translated from the coding sequence ATGCACGTATTTATTGTATCAATCATCGGACAAAGTCTTATGCATCTATTATTGGGGACTTTGATATGGCTCAGTACCGAAAAGGGTAGTCGCTTGAGACGTATTACTATTGATGTCATCATCACCCTGTACATTATATTTTTGGGGGGATGGTGCTTCAGAGGACTATTGGGTTATGAAACACTGGCCAATATGCTTGTTATTTTAAATAGCTACTATATCTTCCTTGTGATATGGCTTTCTTATACCTTAATACCAATATTATCTATTTTTATCCTGGAATGGACTAAAGTTCTCCAAAAAGCAAAGGCTAAGTACTATAGACGCATAACCCTCATTACTCTCATACCAATCACGATTATCCTATGTATTATAGGCCATCACAATACCACACATCCCATTGTCAATGAGTATGATATAGTGCTTGATCATAAAGGACCGGAAAAAGATCTTAAGATTGCTTTTGTCTCTGATGTGCATATAGGTGAGTTTATTAGAGAGAAGCAGATCAAGCAAATGGTAGGTATGATTAAAGCAGAGGACCCTGACTACATCTTCTTTGGGGGAGATATGCTGGACTACTATTTTAGTTTTATTGAAAAACAACCTGCTATCACTAAGATGCTAAAAGAGCTTCTTCCCGACCGTGGTAAAGTCTTCTATGTCTTAGGAAATCACGAATATTACGCTGATACGCAGAAGAAAATTGAGTGGATGAAAGAGATTGGAACACTCATGATCAATGATGCTGTACAGATTGAAGATAGTCTCTATCTAGTGACCCGTGATGATGCAACGCAAGACCCCAGACCACCTCTGCAGCAGATTATGCAGAAAGTACCACAGGGGAGCACTACTATACTCTTAGAACATCAGCCAGCCACAACGAAGGAAAGTCAGGAAAATGGAATTGACTTAGCATTGCATGGGCATACACATAATGGCCAGTTCATACCATTTAATTGGGTGGTGGCTCTTCGATTCCCTAAATCATTTGGATGGTATAAGGAGGGGGATACACAATACGTGGTTAGCTCGGGGTATGGTATAGCGGGATCGACCTTCAGGATCGGGACTCGTTCGGAAATCGTTATTATTAATCTCAAGTTACGTAATCAATCGCATTAA
- a CDS encoding PDZ domain-containing protein → MKTKAKFILVLSIGLLALCSCNKKQSDKHDEEEGQVEEVIIPDGAFPFTFYSNHLYIKGATDSIEGNYVFDTGAWGLYVDSTYYAEKGFSHKSLVDAHISGAGSSTQRINLIKDRVHFDFYGYAYDVEYVPIIQLKEILGDYADGIIGMEYFRDSVLEINYTKEYMKIYSSIDSLDLTDYSKVDLVSSDRKLHVPLAIMVNDSVQIAGNFLLDFGSGSSVIISSSVSKEYDLYSVISNKLRYFTKYGGIGGESEQYDFSANTVRLSDYVINDMWVSYSTDKEGALSSRDYMGILGNEILSQFDIYIDFINNHLYLKPNKNYDKISAFPRLGFGYVNRKETLGCWVVTGLYQSFSAELGGLQIDDRIIEVNGTKVTDINYGVDLFENVEDVNLMVKRGDELMQISFSLKPLV, encoded by the coding sequence ATGAAGACAAAGGCAAAATTTATTTTAGTGTTAAGTATTGGACTTTTGGCATTATGTAGTTGCAATAAAAAGCAATCAGATAAGCATGATGAAGAGGAGGGACAAGTGGAAGAAGTGATTATTCCAGATGGAGCTTTCCCATTTACCTTTTATAGTAATCATCTATACATTAAGGGTGCTACTGACAGCATTGAGGGTAACTATGTGTTTGACACAGGTGCTTGGGGACTTTATGTTGATAGTACTTATTATGCGGAGAAAGGTTTTTCTCATAAATCTTTAGTAGATGCACATATTTCTGGTGCAGGAAGTTCTACCCAGCGTATCAATCTAATAAAGGATAGGGTGCATTTTGATTTTTATGGCTATGCTTATGATGTTGAGTATGTTCCAATTATTCAGCTAAAAGAGATCTTGGGAGATTATGCAGATGGGATAATAGGTATGGAGTACTTTAGAGACTCAGTCCTTGAGATAAACTATACAAAGGAGTATATGAAGATTTACTCATCTATTGACTCCTTAGACTTGACGGATTATAGTAAAGTGGACTTGGTAAGTAGTGATCGTAAGCTACATGTTCCTTTGGCGATAATGGTAAATGATTCCGTACAGATAGCTGGTAACTTTTTACTGGATTTTGGTTCAGGCTCCTCTGTCATCATTTCGAGTAGCGTGTCCAAGGAGTACGATTTATATTCAGTAATTTCCAATAAGCTCAGATACTTTACCAAGTATGGTGGGATAGGGGGTGAATCAGAACAATATGATTTTTCTGCAAATACGGTGCGGTTATCTGACTATGTAATTAATGACATGTGGGTGTCATACTCTACAGATAAAGAGGGTGCGTTATCTTCTAGAGATTATATGGGGATATTGGGCAATGAGATTTTGTCCCAATTTGATATTTATATAGACTTTATAAATAATCATTTATACCTTAAGCCCAATAAGAATTACGATAAGATAAGTGCATTTCCACGATTGGGATTCGGGTACGTTAATAGGAAAGAGACCTTGGGCTGCTGGGTTGTTACTGGGCTATATCAATCCTTCTCGGCAGAACTGGGTGGACTACAGATTGATGACAGAATCATCGAGGTTAATGGTACTAAGGTAACGGATATCAATTATGGAGTGGATCTCTTCGAAAATGTAGAAGACGTTAATCTCATGGTCAAGAGGGGGGACGAATTGATGCAGATAAGCTTTAGCCTTAAGCCATTAGTTTAG
- a CDS encoding MATE family efflux transporter: MQKLFKRRDNNRGENKTITAHDLGVLSVPLLLKYYAVPSLVGSLVNSLYNIIDRIFIGQGVSSLAISGLAVTFPILIFLQAFGVLIGAGASARISILLGQKRQDEAERLLGNAFVLTILTSLTLIITMMIFLDDLLLSFGASQDTLPYAKEYLQIVIPANIFANLTYSYSAIMRSTGYPRKAMTAMIIGAGMNIILDPLFIFVFKMGIQGIGWATMISMFVSAVYVMSHFMDKRSLITIKVKNFKLHKRHIIGIISIGVAPFAIQITASIVNLFKNTSLISYGGDYAVGAYGIVNSIATLIVMTMMGLSFAMQPIVGYNYGAGKMSRVKEAYYTTRRINMLIGLVGSLLALFIPRLLAKMFTFDHQMLDVAERAIRIELIALWAVGFQISTGQFFQSIGSAWRALVISLSRQVFYLIPLIYILPRLGFGLDGIWAASPISDILSLITAYIMITQFKKLMSKKEVDFLDTSN, translated from the coding sequence ATGCAAAAGCTATTTAAGAGGAGAGATAATAATAGAGGAGAAAATAAAACAATTACAGCACATGATCTTGGTGTGTTATCTGTTCCTCTGCTTTTAAAATACTATGCTGTTCCCTCTTTAGTTGGCTCGCTTGTTAATTCTCTTTATAACATTATAGACCGAATCTTTATCGGTCAGGGTGTGAGTAGTCTTGCTATCTCTGGATTAGCAGTTACATTTCCCATACTAATATTCCTCCAAGCTTTTGGAGTGTTGATTGGGGCTGGAGCATCCGCCAGAATATCTATTCTCTTAGGTCAAAAGAGACAAGATGAAGCAGAACGGTTGCTAGGAAATGCTTTTGTTCTGACAATTCTTACTTCACTCACTTTGATCATCACGATGATGATTTTCTTGGATGACTTGCTTCTTAGTTTCGGAGCGTCACAAGATACACTTCCTTATGCCAAGGAGTATCTCCAGATCGTTATTCCTGCAAATATCTTTGCTAACCTAACTTACTCCTACAGTGCAATCATGCGGTCAACTGGCTATCCACGTAAGGCTATGACAGCAATGATCATAGGAGCTGGGATGAACATTATTCTTGATCCGTTATTCATCTTTGTCTTCAAGATGGGCATTCAAGGTATAGGCTGGGCTACAATGATTAGTATGTTCGTTAGTGCTGTATATGTGATGAGCCACTTTATGGATAAGAGGAGCCTTATCACGATTAAGGTAAAGAACTTCAAACTTCACAAACGTCATATCATCGGGATTATCAGTATTGGTGTTGCACCATTTGCTATCCAGATAACTGCCAGTATTGTTAACCTTTTCAAAAATACATCTCTTATCTCATACGGAGGAGACTATGCGGTCGGAGCCTATGGTATTGTTAATAGTATTGCGACATTAATAGTTATGACCATGATGGGATTATCATTTGCGATGCAACCTATCGTTGGTTATAATTACGGGGCAGGAAAAATGTCAAGAGTTAAGGAGGCATACTACACAACGAGGAGAATTAATATGCTGATAGGTCTAGTAGGGTCCTTGCTTGCACTTTTTATTCCTCGATTATTGGCAAAGATGTTCACTTTTGATCATCAAATGTTGGATGTCGCTGAAAGAGCTATCAGGATTGAGCTTATTGCTTTATGGGCTGTAGGGTTCCAAATCTCTACTGGGCAGTTTTTCCAAAGTATTGGTTCCGCCTGGCGTGCTTTGGTCATCAGTCTTTCACGTCAAGTCTTTTACCTGATCCCTCTAATCTATATCCTTCCTCGCCTTGGATTTGGGCTTGATGGTATATGGGCCGCCTCACCTATTTCTGATATTCTTTCTTTAATAACAGCATACATAATGATTACTCAATTCAAAAAGCTGATGTCTAAGAAAGAAGTAGATTTTCTGGATACCAGTAACTAA
- a CDS encoding insulinase family protein, giving the protein MDGNNIIEEIKLSNGLTVWLSQDTSEPKVYGGMVVRAGAKDSPNSGIAHYFEHIMFKGTDTIGTVNYAEEAPLLQEIAANYSRLKATDDLETKDSIQREINKLNIQAAEFAIPNDFNNLINKYGGTGLNAGTSYDYTIFFNTFTPQYLEHWCWLNSERMVKPVFRLFQSELETVYEEKNMYDDNFSTEPTMRVMQKVMAPHPYQYPIIGSSENLKSPDLNEMQAFFEKMYVAGNMALILTGDFRREGLESLLESTFGRIKKGHTPHTLAPSPRPFNGHELLKIKLPIPMLQASGRVWHTTPSTHDDQIALGVLQDLLSNESKTGRLDKLVLNNELVEASAINLSLNDVGVFGFLSISKPLRGSSSGQKLIMKELQRIIDGDFSEEDLRCAKLSKKRSQMLQIENLEQRQRLLSMLYAQGKSWSDLLEDAEKLDALTKKDIADVARKYLTKNFLEIKKKTGRYKKDKLAKPPYDPISAPNSHAKSPFAKKLEAISVQELPLRTLDIKKDMESTSLNPSGLANLYRVENPVNDLFTLELIHFRSRYTHPLTRYLSMYLELVGCQKYSADELNAKLQAIGATISFETKENFFLINVTGFDRYFHETVELLHDFLYAPLEEPKKMSKLIQAKEISDKALRKDPNAISNRLMDFVMYGERASFFRSLKLSDLKRLNPTSLLEELRYVLHTELDVHYTGTLAIDEVRDTLMASLDTESIDTPWSKYLHLEANPSKEKHIHFLHDSNATQAIVRAYLPIEGYPDDDEIAALRLYNQYCGGGMGSLLFQEIREYRSLAYGVSSSLNLPSYDQRNDLRSHYTFFVGTQADKLQEAITILDKLVHQVPDDTRRYDFAQEAMKSSIYNFYPFFRMRSRTLASYIRQGLPKDLSLLLLDELSSMSLQKLIDVHSRFIAHQPMIFTVVGDRKKIDLDSLSTIAPVREYKLKDLDL; this is encoded by the coding sequence ATGGACGGTAATAATATTATTGAGGAGATTAAGCTCAGCAATGGGCTTACGGTATGGCTATCACAGGACACCTCTGAGCCAAAGGTATATGGCGGAATGGTGGTAAGAGCTGGAGCGAAAGACTCCCCTAATAGTGGTATTGCCCATTACTTCGAACATATTATGTTCAAGGGCACTGATACCATAGGCACCGTCAATTACGCTGAGGAAGCCCCTCTTCTCCAGGAGATAGCTGCCAACTATAGTCGTCTTAAGGCGACAGATGATCTGGAGACAAAGGATAGTATCCAAAGGGAGATTAACAAGCTGAATATTCAGGCTGCTGAATTTGCCATCCCTAATGATTTTAATAACCTTATTAATAAATACGGGGGTACAGGTCTTAATGCGGGGACATCCTACGATTATACTATTTTTTTCAATACTTTCACGCCACAATATCTTGAGCACTGGTGCTGGCTTAATAGCGAGAGAATGGTTAAGCCCGTCTTCAGACTATTCCAAAGTGAGCTAGAGACAGTATATGAGGAGAAGAATATGTATGATGATAACTTCTCTACTGAACCGACCATGAGGGTGATGCAAAAGGTAATGGCACCACATCCATACCAATATCCTATTATCGGTAGTTCAGAAAACCTTAAGTCACCGGATCTGAATGAGATGCAAGCGTTTTTTGAGAAAATGTATGTAGCGGGAAATATGGCTCTGATTCTTACAGGTGATTTTCGTAGGGAAGGGCTTGAGAGCCTCCTAGAAAGTACTTTTGGTAGAATAAAAAAAGGCCATACTCCTCATACTCTTGCACCATCACCTAGACCTTTCAATGGGCATGAACTGCTTAAGATTAAACTGCCTATTCCTATGCTTCAGGCATCGGGAAGAGTATGGCATACTACTCCTTCGACTCATGATGATCAAATAGCCCTTGGTGTCCTTCAAGACCTTCTTTCAAATGAGAGTAAAACCGGTAGGCTGGATAAGCTAGTCCTTAATAATGAGCTAGTAGAGGCTTCTGCAATAAACTTGTCTCTGAACGACGTGGGTGTATTTGGATTCCTCTCTATCTCCAAGCCCTTAAGAGGAAGTAGCAGCGGACAAAAGCTAATCATGAAGGAGTTGCAAAGGATCATAGATGGAGACTTTTCTGAAGAGGACTTGAGATGTGCGAAGCTGTCAAAGAAAAGAAGTCAGATGCTGCAAATAGAAAATCTAGAACAGCGACAACGACTATTATCTATGCTCTATGCTCAAGGTAAGAGCTGGAGTGATCTTCTCGAAGATGCTGAGAAGCTTGATGCTTTAACGAAAAAGGATATAGCTGACGTTGCACGTAAGTATCTAACGAAGAACTTTTTGGAGATTAAGAAAAAGACTGGGCGGTACAAGAAAGACAAGCTTGCAAAACCTCCATACGATCCTATATCAGCTCCTAATAGCCACGCTAAGTCACCATTTGCAAAAAAACTGGAAGCTATCTCTGTACAGGAATTGCCACTACGTACGCTTGATATCAAAAAGGATATGGAGAGTACCTCTTTAAATCCCTCTGGCTTGGCTAATCTGTATCGAGTAGAGAACCCTGTTAATGATCTATTTACATTAGAACTAATACACTTCCGCTCCAGATATACTCATCCTCTTACCAGGTATCTGAGTATGTATCTTGAGTTAGTTGGCTGTCAAAAATATTCGGCTGATGAATTGAATGCTAAGCTCCAAGCTATAGGTGCAACCATAAGCTTTGAGACAAAGGAAAACTTCTTTCTTATCAATGTTACTGGGTTTGATCGATACTTTCACGAAACAGTAGAGTTATTACACGATTTTCTGTATGCTCCATTAGAGGAACCGAAGAAAATGTCCAAACTCATTCAGGCGAAAGAGATCTCAGACAAAGCCCTCCGTAAGGATCCTAATGCAATATCAAACAGGCTAATGGATTTCGTTATGTATGGAGAGAGAGCCAGCTTTTTCAGATCTCTTAAACTGTCTGATCTGAAAAGATTGAATCCTACGTCTTTGTTAGAAGAGCTGCGGTATGTGCTGCACACCGAGTTAGATGTACACTATACTGGGACGTTAGCAATAGACGAGGTTAGGGACACTTTAATGGCTTCCTTGGATACTGAAAGTATAGACACCCCATGGAGTAAATACTTGCATTTGGAGGCTAATCCCTCTAAAGAGAAGCATATTCATTTTCTGCATGATTCGAATGCAACACAGGCGATTGTAAGAGCATACCTGCCGATAGAAGGTTATCCAGATGATGATGAAATCGCAGCTCTTCGCCTATATAATCAGTATTGTGGTGGCGGTATGGGATCTCTCCTTTTTCAAGAGATCAGGGAGTATCGCTCTCTAGCTTATGGAGTCTCTTCGTCACTGAATCTTCCATCCTATGACCAAAGAAATGATTTAAGAAGTCATTATACCTTTTTCGTCGGGACGCAGGCTGATAAATTGCAGGAGGCTATCACGATTTTGGATAAGTTAGTTCATCAAGTTCCCGATGATACTCGTAGATATGACTTTGCACAGGAGGCGATGAAGAGTAGTATCTATAACTTTTATCCATTCTTTAGGATGCGTTCTCGTACACTAGCCTCATACATAAGACAAGGATTACCTAAGGATTTATCGCTCTTACTCCTTGATGAATTATCGAGTATGTCTCTTCAAAAGCTTATCGACGTGCATAGCAGGTTTATCGCCCATCAACCTATGATTTTTACAGTTGTCGGGGATCGTAAGAAGATCGACCTTGATTCGCTCTCTACTATTGCTCCAGTTCGAGAGTATAAACTCAAAGATTTGGACTTATAA
- a CDS encoding Crp/Fnr family transcriptional regulator, whose protein sequence is MKEKIVLKRENSPHLSNIMPKLWSLLSDSEREELLIWSSYYIYKRGEVIYEAKSIPQNAFILVHGQVKITQDGDRTQILRMVRSKEFFGYYSHFASGPSYTSATAVEDSLICLIPIRSLEVILEANPRVGIYFMSDLSIRLSESRELTMTLTQKHTRGRLAESLLLLKEKFGTESDGNTIKAYLTRNELADLSNMTTSNAVRTLRAFHDEEVVMLDGRRIKIVDEDKLHMISKLG, encoded by the coding sequence ATGAAGGAAAAGATTGTTCTAAAAAGGGAAAATAGCCCTCACCTCTCCAATATAATGCCAAAGCTCTGGAGTCTTCTCTCAGATAGTGAGAGAGAAGAACTTTTGATTTGGTCGAGTTATTATATATACAAGCGAGGTGAGGTTATATATGAAGCCAAATCAATTCCTCAGAACGCCTTTATCCTAGTTCATGGTCAGGTCAAGATAACGCAAGATGGAGATCGCACACAGATCCTTCGGATGGTTAGGTCGAAAGAATTTTTTGGCTATTATTCGCATTTCGCATCAGGACCATCTTATACTAGTGCTACTGCGGTGGAAGACAGTTTGATCTGTCTGATTCCTATTAGGAGTCTAGAAGTGATTCTCGAAGCTAACCCCAGAGTAGGTATCTACTTTATGAGTGATTTGTCAATACGACTTAGCGAAAGTCGAGAGCTAACAATGACCTTAACTCAGAAGCATACCAGAGGACGACTGGCTGAGTCATTACTCCTGCTGAAGGAAAAGTTTGGCACCGAGTCTGATGGTAATACTATCAAGGCTTACTTGACTAGAAATGAGCTGGCTGATCTGAGTAACATGACCACCAGTAATGCTGTAAGAACATTACGTGCATTCCACGACGAAGAGGTAGTAATGCTTGATGGGAGACGCATCAAGATAGTGGATGAAGACAAGCTGCACATGATTAGTAAGCTTGGATGA
- a CDS encoding GLPGLI family protein: MMRRILSINLLAIIIASNMLFAQESTNQIDSLKGLSIVYGVQQPVMLENNIILEKDTIQLTSTGTKSIWKAWDKERRSHQEVERQKAVHRRLSDRIAVFYSTINELRISMREKGEELNMENFHSWDPTMMTEVMITDNLSKQSKVYAVEQNVAIVASLPLPELDWIITSDTATIQGMLCEKAQVNWNGRDWEAWFTRSIPLVDGPSTFKGLPGLIVKVQDSEELYKYELLGLKEEWVPASLFEVPKVEKTMEISEKQLNEYMAGKLMYRMGYTIGADGTVYYIKNPMLYRLLQ, from the coding sequence ATGATGAGAAGGATATTATCGATTAACTTGCTAGCAATAATCATTGCATCTAATATGCTTTTTGCACAAGAAAGCACGAATCAAATAGACTCGTTGAAGGGGTTGTCTATTGTATATGGCGTACAACAGCCAGTTATGCTTGAGAATAATATTATCTTAGAAAAAGATACGATACAACTTACCTCCACAGGCACTAAGTCTATTTGGAAAGCATGGGATAAAGAGCGTAGATCTCATCAAGAAGTTGAGCGTCAAAAAGCTGTACACAGGAGACTGTCAGATAGAATAGCAGTATTTTACTCTACTATTAATGAACTTCGCATCTCGATGAGAGAAAAAGGGGAAGAACTCAATATGGAAAACTTCCACTCTTGGGATCCTACTATGATGACCGAAGTAATGATAACAGATAATCTATCAAAACAAAGTAAGGTATATGCTGTAGAGCAGAATGTGGCTATAGTAGCTAGTCTGCCACTGCCAGAGCTTGATTGGATAATAACTTCAGACACAGCTACTATTCAAGGTATGCTGTGTGAAAAAGCTCAAGTCAACTGGAATGGAAGAGATTGGGAGGCATGGTTTACGAGATCTATACCGCTTGTGGACGGCCCATCTACTTTCAAAGGACTACCAGGGCTAATAGTGAAGGTACAGGATAGTGAGGAGTTATACAAATATGAGTTGCTAGGTCTAAAAGAGGAGTGGGTGCCTGCTTCATTATTTGAAGTGCCTAAGGTAGAGAAAACCATGGAGATTTCAGAGAAGCAACTCAATGAATATATGGCTGGTAAACTAATGTATAGGATGGGATACACCATAGGAGCTGACGGGACGGTCTATTACATTAAGAATCCTATGCTATATAGACTACTTCAATAG
- a CDS encoding glycosyltransferase N-terminal domain-containing protein: MSRKLDRWIYRIGINTYFGAIRIISPFHSKAKAMVEGRKAIFDTLKSKRKGDEEWVMIHTSSVGEFEQARPIIEWIRKEHPELKICLTFFSPSGYKAFQSYSLADMVTYLPFDNSSTLQSFIEQLSPKFVLIIKYEFWLRTISLLHKNNIPIYLISSIFREEQPFFKKRIGIIFREALSQIKILFIQNKVSAELLEGIDVKNYIISGDTRMDRVAQIKEQGHEIKEMGDLRDVALKEGKKILVAGSTWEADEKILLKYAGQKEILLILVPHEVDEGHIQQIINRSPLPTTRITEWDKKSPEDVQLLIVDKIGLLSTLYRYADIAYVGGGFGKGIHNTLEAAVYGIPILFGPKYHKFQEAKDLINVGAGFSIKSYKGFAEQMDTLVSDPSLRKSSGQAAKNLVYNQLGATEIVTSTIEKDLFK, from the coding sequence ATGAGTCGTAAGCTTGACCGCTGGATATATCGTATTGGCATAAATACTTACTTTGGTGCGATTCGTATTATTTCGCCATTCCACTCAAAAGCAAAGGCAATGGTGGAGGGACGAAAAGCCATTTTTGACACCCTAAAATCCAAGCGAAAGGGAGATGAAGAATGGGTCATGATTCACACCTCTTCGGTGGGTGAATTTGAACAAGCACGCCCCATTATTGAATGGATTAGGAAAGAACATCCAGAGCTTAAGATATGTCTCACGTTCTTTTCACCTTCTGGATATAAAGCTTTTCAAAGCTATTCTCTGGCAGACATGGTCACGTACCTTCCGTTTGACAACTCTAGTACGTTACAAAGTTTTATAGAGCAATTAAGCCCAAAGTTTGTCTTAATAATAAAATATGAATTTTGGCTTCGTACCATTTCGCTGCTTCACAAAAATAACATCCCGATCTATCTTATATCATCAATATTCCGGGAAGAACAACCATTTTTCAAGAAAAGGATTGGAATCATCTTCCGTGAAGCATTAAGCCAAATCAAAATATTATTCATCCAGAATAAAGTATCTGCTGAATTACTAGAAGGTATTGACGTAAAAAACTATATCATTAGTGGCGATACCCGAATGGATAGAGTAGCTCAGATCAAAGAACAAGGGCATGAGATTAAGGAAATGGGTGACCTAAGGGATGTAGCACTGAAAGAAGGGAAAAAGATATTGGTAGCAGGTAGTACATGGGAAGCAGATGAAAAAATACTGCTTAAGTATGCTGGGCAGAAAGAAATCCTACTCATACTGGTACCGCACGAAGTTGATGAAGGGCATATACAGCAAATCATCAATAGATCTCCTCTCCCAACTACTCGTATCACAGAATGGGATAAAAAATCTCCCGAAGATGTTCAACTCTTAATCGTAGATAAGATAGGACTTTTATCCACCCTCTATAGATATGCTGATATTGCATACGTTGGTGGTGGCTTTGGAAAGGGTATTCACAATACCCTTGAGGCGGCTGTGTATGGAATTCCTATTTTGTTTGGACCTAAGTACCATAAGTTCCAAGAAGCAAAGGACCTCATTAATGTCGGAGCAGGCTTCAGTATTAAGTCATACAAAGGCTTTGCAGAACAGATGGATACGTTAGTCTCAGATCCAAGCTTACGAAAAAGTAGTGGTCAGGCAGCAAAAAATTTGGTTTACAATCAACTGGGTGCTACAGAGATTGTCACCTCGACTATAGAGAAAGATCTATTCAAATAG